The DNA segment AAAACAAAATTGACAGGGCAATCAATTTAAGTGTGCTGCGAGTGACAGCTGCAGCTGTGCCCTGACATAGGTATATGTGGCCTAAAAAGATGCTGTTGAAAGAAGCAGTTAAGGAGTGCTTTTGAGAGATACTTGCAAAGTATTTGACAGACACGTGGTTGTGAGGAATATGCAGTCATTGAACATGCTTTACTCGAAAATTGTagataacttttttttctgttattcgATGACTGCGAGGGTGGCCCTGTGGTTCGTGTAATATATGGCGAAGGTCGGGGTCGTGACGGTGCTCGCGTCTTCTTGAAGCATGTTCTTTGCAGAGGTCATCACACTTCGCTGGTTTTGTTCGCCGCTGCCGTTTCTCGGGCGTCATGCGAACCTTGCGTGGTCTCCCCCACCGAGATTGTTCAGTAGTTACGGCATTGGGCCACTGAGCATGAGGACGCGGGATCAAGTCCTGGCCGTGGTggccgcatttttatggaggcgaaattcaaaggACGCCCATGTGCTTTGGGACGTTTGGTGTACGCTAAAGAagctcaggtggttgaaattaatttagagccttccactgcggcgtctctttctgctttccttctttcaccccttcTTTTTCTTGCCTTACAGTGTGGTTGAGGTGTACTGATTGTAAGGCAGGTACTGTGCCTTTCCTTTACCCATAACTAAATTTTTTGCATGGTGCCGAAAGTGCACGAGGAGCAACACGCCTTGTCCCCAAATGACAAATTCACCACTGTTATGGCGCTGGAGGTGACAAGGAAAAGGGGAGAGCTTGTCTGACCtcccctgttttctttttctacttctgtttttttttgcgcatgccGCCAGGTGCCCTTCTGGTCACCATTTAGATAGGCCAAATCCAGTTGCAGGCAAGAATCGAGGCCTTCCACTCAGAAAAACATTAGTCAGCAGTGTGACCACATTAATGTGTATCTAAACAGAATTTTCTGTATATTCACATAAGTTGCATTTACATGAATATGACAAGTAGCGCATCGATCAACTTTTTAGCATATCACATCAATAGTCACTTTTACATGAATGCTACCGCAATACATTGTATCAGCTTTTTGGCATATTGCGCTCTTGTAAGCAGGGAAAATGCGCCAAGAAAGTGCATCGCACTAATCCACCACAGAAGGGCACGTCGACTTCCCCGATGAATGGAAACAGGTGTTTAGAGGCACCCCTTCTCCTCCCTGCGTTCGTTATATGCAACGTCCCCTCTTCCAGATAATTGTGCTGAAGGTGAGAACAGCTAAAAGAGTGGCTGGCCCCCTCCGCAACATACATTGATGTGGCGCCACCTTCCCACTAGACTTTATTTATTTTACACCTCAAACAACACCTCAAACACTCCTATGAGGGATATTACATGGGGGGAAATACAGTGCAATACAAAATATTAATATGAAATAAATAACATTGGGTTTAGAGCACAACATTTTCGATGGCGTTTCTTAAATAAGCAATGCTGGTGTGGAGTGTGCTTCTgacaggaagatcattccagttGGACAAAGAAAGAATGCAGGTATGCAGTAGTAAGTGCGCAAAGTACATAAACGGCTTTAGTGTGACGAGTACGAAGGGAGACTTGATGAGCTTGTTTAAAATCTGCGAGGAATAAGTGATAAAATTTGTGAAAGAGGTCAGTCTGTAGATTTTGGCCCTATCTCGAGGTCAGGTAGGTTAGCTTTAGATGGCAGTGACGCTAGAACGATAAAAGTAACTTAAGTGGATGAATCTGGCTGTGTGGTTTTGCACTAATTGAAGTGTGAGTCAAACAAGAAATGTCAGAGTCCCATACTGCACATGCATGTGGTACATGTAAACAAAGGGGCATCCGCTCCAAGAGATACACAAGACAACACCAAAGCTCCTGAGGACGACCTTAGATTGTACAAACGTCCTCATTCCAAACAGGGCATATAGATTTGCTTAGATTTTCTTGTGTATGGCATGACCCACCAGTGAGCCTCCGGCGAAGTCAACTTATTGTAACCAACAACACATCAATAGTAACCTGGCATGTGTTTTTCACAGGCTGTTCGAAAAACCTGAGCGATCCCACATACGGCTTCATAGCACCACTCAGTATTCGTGCTGCAGAGCAAGGGCACGACGTGACCCACCAGTGACTCACGACACATTGAAGCCGTTAATCTGCAGTTATTTCACCGTCTTCAATGCTTGAGCAAAAAAACTTGGAATCCTTTATGTACAGATACATATTAATATGAGTGAGATGTACCACATTTGTCTGTTGAAGCAAATTTGTAACCAAACTAGGTTTTGGCTGCAAAAGCTAGGTGTTACACTCTAAACTTGCAAGTTTAGAGCAGTGGAAAGAAAGATATGAAAGAATCCTGTCGATGGTACACAGTTTTTTTCTCCCAGTCTGTATGCACATTTCATTATTCTTTATCATAAGTTGCTTAGTAAGGAGAGGGCCATTGCACAAAAAAAAGCGAACGGCGGCTGCCTTTAATTAGGGACACAGTGCAGTCCCCTCATGTTTGTCGCATATGGCATGGTGGTGTGAACTTTTTTTGCATCATTTTCTACTGCATATGCAACTGGTGGGTGTTTGGTTcatgaattttttaaacaaagcaCACGAAACAAACGGTGAGATAGGCAAGATGAGTGCAGTAAAACTTCAGTGCCGTGTCCTTCTCAGTTTCTTCAGTGCTGTGTACCATTTTGTGCACTTTCTTTCAAGAAGAGCATATGCCTTGTTTCACCAAGCTAAAAAGAGACGTAGCCAGTTCATACGAAATCAGCGACATCATCAAAGGACTTTATTACATGCCTCCTCTCATTCATCATGCGCCATATGCCTTGCACACTTGAGTGCCACAAAGAGACCTTCTCAGAATTTATGCCACAAAGTAGGTGTATTAAGTTCACGACCATCTTAGTGGCAGCTGATAACATAGCGCATCCACACGCATGAGCAGTGAGCGGAATTGGGGTTGTCCCTGTCGGATTGTTGCTGCATGGTGACACCAAAGAAGCCCCTGTCACAGCGTTTTCAAAACAGTGCCATCAAGCCCAGACatttgataggaaaggcagaaagCAGTGGAGGACAACTAACTTTTGATGCACAGCTGTGCTTCTCAGATTTAGCTGGCACTGCTGGGGTGTCTAAGGCATATGGTGATGCACTGCGATCAGTTTGGTCACCACTGGTGTGCTCTGATTGCTTTCGACTGAGCCGGAACAAGTGTGGTCCTTGCCTGTTACAAGGGAAGGGTCTATCAGGATTTTAAAGAATCTTGCTGCTAGCTCAAACATGAAACCTTGTCTGGCAGAGCACAGTGAAGGTGATGTTGACAGCAGTTTCAGCATGCTCTTGAGGCTGTGAAAATCCTGATATGCATTGTCACGTGACATACTTTTATATTCCCTAGAGCATTTTTATTCACCAGCCACATTTTGAcgggggcgaaatgcaaaaaacacCCATGTGCTGGGCAATGTTggcacgcattaaaaaaaaaaaaggtggttgAAACCACTCTGGAACCCTCTACTACGATGCCTCTAtctcactttcttctttcactcacttctTCATCCTTTCCTCGTGGCACGCTTGAGGTGTCCGCTCAGAGCGAGACAGTTACTCCAGTTTTCGTGTCCTCATAGCCAGTTATAATATTATGATTATTGCAAGTAAACCAAACAGCCATCACACAAAATGCAACTTGGCAAAGATGCTTGTATCTGCTGTTTCTCAATATTGCCTACAACTTCAACTCATTTACTCGTAAATGTATTTATAAAAAGTTAGGTAATTAGTCTTATTTAACTATTTAGCCCAGCGCATTAAAAAATATGGCTGCAATACACAACTGCTTACAAGAGATAATTGGTTTTGTTCACGTAAAACCCTTTGTTCTCCAAAGGTGTGCAGATTTAATTATGACAACTTGTAGGGTTGACGTCCAGAGTTTCTTAACAGCTGAATGGACAAAGGCTGCAGATTGATGGGCAGACACCTAAGTGCAACAAGGACTTATTTATAGACCTCAGACTCGGCATCAACTTTTCTATCATTACATGTGGTCATCAGTGGGCATGGACATGAGATCTATAGGATTGCAAGAATAGAGGAGCATTATTGCACCTATTCTCTTTACGGGTGTAAGCACACAAGTTGTTATCCGTACACTGCACTTATGTAtgcttttttttcctgtctttGTTTTATGCTGCTCTCATACCTCCCATTTTTACACTTAGTTGGACTACTGTGGTGTAGTACATAGGAAATGTTGAGCACTTGCTTAATGATTCAGGGACAAAAAAAGACTATAAATCAAAAACAGGAAACTGCTAAAACCAGAAGAATTTCAAATAACGGGGTTCTCATTTGGTGGTGCAAGTAAATAATGAGCCACAGCTAGTAAAAAATTGGATTTGTTGTATAACAGTGCTAAAAGAGCATTCACTGGCCCTGCAGAAAATCAAAAATATGAGCTGTGAATCCAAATTACATTTTTTTAGCAAAGTTCTGCTGGTATATTGTACCCATAGTCATAAAATATCAGACTTAACCAGGCTCCTAAATTCTGGTTAAGTAGTCATTAGAGTGGCGAATACTAGCTGTCATGTCGCAGTGGCTACAGGCAGGGAGAAAAGTGAACAAATACCTCAGCAGCAGCTGTTTATTGAGAGAACTTATTCTCACAACAAAAGAAAGTAGCTGAGCCGTGGTGACAGTAATGCACTGTCAGGACGAGAGTGCTTGAGGCTGTTGGCTCTGTGCTATTTAAAGGAGCACCACAGTGTTTTCTTCAGTGCCAATTAATCTGATTAAATGGATTCCTTGTATGTTCCAGAGACCAGTGCAAAAAAATTATATAAATCAGAGTATGCAACTTGAAGTTATTCCACTTAGAAAGTTCAAAACAAAAAGACCAGATGAAAACGCATTTCACTCGCCCATTTCACTCACCCAGTGCTGAAACTGGGGGCTACCAATCAGAATCGCGCCTTGCACACACACAGACGAAGCTTGTATGCAATTGTTGCTTAGCAGGGGCAGCCCACAGCTATGCCATAGCCTTGCATTTGACGGCATCACTCCTGTGCATATGCACATTAGACAAGGCAGGGGTGACAAACTGAACAGAGGAAGCTCCCCGATGTTCCTTTGTTGGTAGTATTGGAATTATTCAGAATGTATGCACGAATCTGAGGCAGCCTGTGGTCGGGCCGTAATGAGAAGCTTGTCGAATTTCTTCCCTTGTAGGGACAACAAGAGGATGGGGGGGGGCCTTGTTAGGTGTGAACTTATTCATAATGATGTCATTCTGCAGGCAGAATGAGGACAAGCCATGCTTGAGTGATGCTGGCAGAGAAGCAGTCTTGCCTTCCAGGCACAGTCGTGGCCATAATAAATGCAGCACACTTCGGCAATCAAATTCGTCTCACGTGTTTACTTAGCGACAATTACAAGATGCTTGATACATATGCTAATAAATGCTGCTGGTGCGCTCCGGCATACGCCCTCAATCTTTATGTTTTCACTGTGTAACGCATAAACAGCTCAAACACTGCAGTATGCTCCATATAATTTTGGCCACACCTGTACACAAGCCTTGTGGCCTAGGGCCAAGCTGCTGTGCCTACACAAAAGTACTGGCACTGATAGGTTCCCGGAATGTATTGTCATATCTTTTCAGCAGTGGGTTGAGATGAGCTCGTGAGAGGCAGTTAGTGCCTGGGTGCTTTCATCCAGACTTGCATGCCAAGGTGATGTTGACTTCTTGTGATGTAGTCGCAGACTTCAGTGAATTAGAGGGGAAAATTGTGATGTAAATAACTAGCACTTGAGACATTTTTATTGCCCTGTGGCCATGCACATGACAGCATTCATAATCCTAGCCAGTATGCCCTTCATTGCTGGTGAGTGTACAAATGGAAGCAGAGTTCATTCTCCTGTACCTTTTTTAATAGTTTATTTCAAAAGCCTTTGCAGGGCAATGTTCTTTTCATATTAACCTAACTTAAAATCTGTAATGCATGGAGAAAGTTTTTAACAAGTGAGTAGAGAACTGTTAAGGATAACATTACACACTCATGGCCTTAAAGTGAGTCCTAGGGAGAGCTGTGGCTGCTCCAAAGAGCTTGAGTGCCGTTTGCAAATAAGTATAATAATTAGCTCTATCAAAAAAGCACTTCATGAAAGTGTACTGAAATAAAATGTTGCTGTGTTATATGGAAAAAAATCATTAACATTCTTTATGCAATTTTCAGGGCAGTGAACATTGTAGCCTTAATGGTATATTGAAATTATATAGATTTGCATTGCACATACCCACAAAACCTGCGAAAGGTTTGTGTGGGCATGTACATCTGGTCAATTTTCTAGCAGTACCGCACGACCACCGACCAGCCAGCTTGTTAGTGTCCTATCTTGGCACGGAGTGGTAAAAGAAGCGAGAATAGGCACATGTGTCACAAATGCACTTATCGTCACTTGTTTCGCCACTCCATGTCATAGGGCGCTGACAAGCCGGGTGGTCGATGGTtgcgcgatactgttaaaaaattggctagGTGTACAATTCAAGTTCATGCTATACTGTGATCATTGTGCTCTTTATGTCACTGCGAGACTGTTTCTTGATGCATGCATGTGTAATGGTTCACTTTGTATTGTGGTCAGTTTCAAAATTAATTTTGAAAGTTCTAACATTGTCTTTCAGTAAATCGGGACCAGCATAGCAGCTAAATACACTAGCAGCATAAGCAATGCAGCAGTAAAATCCCTACCCGTGATGCTACTGCAGGCATTCATCCGTCCTTTCCGGGAGCATCATATTGACCCAACATCAATCACGCGGCATGACTTCATTGAGACCAATGGGGACAATTTCATGGTGCCGATTCCAGTGCTAGCCAGCATGGCCTGGGGCTTTGCTTCCAAGCCTCCACAGGCCATTCTAGCCACATACCACTGGAACTGCTTTCTCTTCCTTCTGGCCCTGTTTGTGGCATTCACCAACCAGGTATGCGGTTTCCTCACAGTGCGGTTGAAGTGTTTATTGAGAAGTGAGACAGCTAGCTGCTTGTGAACTTTGCTGCAGTTGCAATTCAGCAGCCCTGTGACACTAATCGTTCACGTGACATTTTTCACGTTTTGCTTTTACTGTGTTTCTGCTATTACAAAGTCTTAGCTATTGTGATTAGTTTCTCTTGGTGTACACACCATGCCCATGGAAAAGATAAAATGGCAGTGCTAGTTGCCTTCACAGAAAGCATGCTTTCTCTGGTTCTAGTTTATAAGGTTGCCAATCTCAAGTGTATAAATCACTTTGACTCCTCTTTATACAGGCAGGCACATTTCATGTGCCATATGAGGGCTTTGTTGATTGCTGGTCACTCACTATCTTGCAGATTCACAAGTGGTCGCATACATACTTTGGACTGCCACGATGGGTGACGCTGCTACAGGAGTGGCATGTAGTGCTGCCTCGACAGCACCACCGAATCCACCATGTTGCACCCCATGAGACTTACTTTTGCATCACCACTGGCTGGCTCAACTAcccactggagaaactgcgcttctgGCCAGCCTTGGAAGCAGTCATTTCTGCCCTCACAGGTTGCCGGCCACGCTCGGATGACCTCCAGTGGGCGCTCAAGAAGTGACCATTCACATTTCTGCTGCTGACCTCTTCCAGGATGGTGGCTATCTGTGTCCACTGCCCCCAGCATTGCACATGCTGCTAGCTTGACTTTGGACTCAAAGAGGCATGTAAAAGGTCCCCAGGCCTCTGAGCGGCTCCTGGACGTTTGTTTCTAGTGCAAGGTCTAGTCGATGCGTGGGGAGTCTTTGTTGACAGTTTTTAGCAGCTGCTAAATGTGTTATCCTGGGGAGAGACCATAGGCATGAGAATACATGGTAAAACAGGATGCAAGGGTCATACTGGCAGCCACTGCCGTTTTTGCCAATACTTGAATGCAGTGCACAAGCACTGGCCTTTAACATGCAACATGTCAGCTTGAGGTCTTCCTTTAATTAAGCTTGCTATCGGCATTTGCACCGTCACTCCAAGTGACCTCTTGTGTACCTTACAAGGGATTTGATTGAAGTTGGCTGAGCTTTACAGGGCCAACTAAAAAGGACTTTAAGTATGATTATGGAAGGAGTGCATAGCAGTTTTCAACTTTTTTAGTAGCATATTTTGATGGGCTAATCTTCGTTAAAATAAGCACTCCTATCTGGATTTTATGCCTCTCAAAGGTTCCGTGTTATGGAATTATGCTTTAGCTACCATTATTGTTATTTGCTGGTTATTTGAAGTAGCAAATTTTTGTTTGTCTATACATGGGTTGTTTTGCTGTGAACCATGTAAAAATCTCATTAATTGGAACCAGGATTGTCTTTTTCTGCTGATCTCTCATCTGTGCTAATGCCTTACCCCAAACACCCAGCAAACTCTACAGTGGAACCTAGTTAATCCGAACTCCAGGGGGGCTGAAATCAGTTTAAATGAAACAGGGTTTTAATTAGAGGACGTAACTGTCTTCAATGGCAAGGTTAATATTTGCCTGCAGTGTGCATACACAACTGAATTGCAGAAGCGTGAGGATGCCTTTTTATAATTGCTGCATGTAGGTTAGTGGTTGTAGTAAAGAGTTTTGAAACCTTTCTGGGCTGAGCTGCCGCATTCCACATGTGAACGGAAGCACCAGAGAACGTTGAAGATGTTGAAAGCATGGGGCTACACTGAAACTGTGAGCAGAGAAAGTGACAGCCTGCGCTGAAGCCAGGAGCTGCAGGCTCACAAAATATGCTTTGTAACCTAACTTATCACCACTAGGGCCCGGAAATCTAGGCATTTGCCTAAGTGTGCGTATAAGTGCCAAAATGCAGCATTCTAGAACTTGCCTGTCTTTTTGCTGGTTTTCCACAAAATGCTGCACAATATCCCAGAGGTAAAGCAGCAGAGATAGCAAAAAGGTATGAGAAGAGGGCTTCGAAAGATCGCCCTCTAGGAGCTGCCCGTAAGGAGTTAAGACGTGTTTGGTCAAGGTATTTGTTGTGCTGGTAGAGAGTTTGTGGTGAGCCAGTCATCTCGGGTTGGAGGGGGTGGGGTAGAATTGGGGACTGCCGAGTGGTATTGTGGTGTAAGAAAGCATGTGCATGTCAAGTGCAAGAAAGCATCTAAGATGCTGAGGCGATGTCAGAGGTGCTGCTTTGTGGtttcaggtcaggtcaggtcaggtcagttTATAACCTTAAAAGTCCTCTGTAGGGACAtcacataaggggtgggttttaATGCAGACAGCGTAAATATCGTGGTAATTAATCATCGAACAAAATGGTCAATTACAAATTGTAAAAATGAAGATGGGCGGGTGGTAGCAGCGATGTCACTGGGAAGGCCAGTCCAATCTTTGGCAGTTCGGAAGAAAAAGGAAGCAGTGAAGGTGGTGGTCTGGGCACGTAGCCGTGTGACTTGTAGTGAATGGCTTATGAGATAGTAAGATAtgcatgctgctgctgtgatgcatGGTTGCTTGATTAAGAACAGAAAAAAACTTGTGATGAAGGGAAGGCAAATGGGACAGCGAGATGCTAGTGTTGATAAGCCGGATTCAGATTTCAGAAATGACACGCCGATGTCATATGAGTATGAGGCATGACTAAATCTAacagtggccgccgcggtggctgagtggttatggtgttcggctgctggcacgaaagacgcgggttcgatcccggccgcggtggttgaatttcaatggaggcgaaattctagaggctcgtgtgctgtgcgatgtcagtgcacattaaagaaccccaggtggtcgaaatttccagagcccttcactacggcgtttctcatagcctgagtcgctttgggacgttaaactcccataaaccataaatctaACAGCAGTCAGTGAGATATGTTTCACACGGGTTCAAGCTGGGTGACACGTATTCTAGTTCCGGCCTAACAAGGGAGGTATAAGCAACTGATTTCACATGTAGCGGGGCCTTCCCTAAATTTCGTTTCAGAAAGCCTAAAGTTTTGTTAACTGCTGAGATAATGTTAGTGACATCTGCGTGCCAAGATACATCATGAGATAGGTTTACACCTGGATACTTATAAGATTGCACGTGTTCCAGAGGCATGTCAGTAATtgtgtaagggaagggagaacgGTTGCGACGACAGGGGAAATATGTGCATTTACATTTGTTGGAGCTAGGGGTAATTGGTGAATCGCTGCACCATCCTTAAACACTATAAAGATCGTTCTGAGAGCGGTTTGGTCAGAGGCGTTATTAATAGTGCAGTAGGTGACACAGTCGTGTGCAAACATGCATTTATTACAGGAGACAGAAtgaggtaaatcattaatatgtattaaagaggctctgaaagggCCATCTAATAAAGTTGTAatatggctgggatgttaaagcatgccgcttcatgaatactgtccagcaagaaattttttaaTGCGTATTTtaaaagctgagttatctgtagtcaaaatttgaatttcagcacctttgcgcctttccctctcctcttgtcactttttgcacgctgaaaggtcggcgctcctccccCGGCTCCACCTCCAAGAGCAGAGCTTTCTGACCTgtcggagctacgcggcttattggccgcgaccATGGTAGTTGCTTGACATCTGAAAGAATGTAACCAATAGCCATTTCCCAACTTGTATATGCAGGtgtgagcgacggaggagggtgcgagcataaaatagtcgccgggaagggcttgcTAACTTTCACGCGTGATTGCGTGTCCTCTGCTGCATGTgtaagtgtattatttggctcaggttttcatcaCAACACAATGTAATGATTGAGCGAATTGATGTGCTCTCTTTGGAAGGTGTACCAGAGCCCATTGAAAACGCTACGTCTCAAACATTTCATGCTTCGTCAAGGTGTGCTTGTATGTGCATGCATGTGCGTGCATTTTTTTGTGGGGGGGAGACGGCTACCGGTATAAATATTGTTTTAAGTAGAAGGGACATTTCTGGCCTCTCAACTCTACTTTGCCGTGTGTCATCTTTTGTTAGTAGGGGTATGCGGATAGTACTTTTTCGAAACCAAATGGAATGAGAATAGACTAGCTTTGCTActgaatcgaatacaaatagtGTACTTAAAAAATGGATTGTCAAAGAAGCGAATCAGCTATACAAATGGAATATTTGTGTGATTATTCGCTACCTAGGTGAAATATTGGTTCAAAACGAATATTCATGCGAAACAACGAAGCTTTAATGGCAGCACTATAAGCCATGCAATTAAAGATGTAGCTGTCGATATACGCAATAACATGGATCTCCACTAGGGGATACACAACACGAAGTCAGTACATTAACTATATTACTGCCATGTCATATGCATGGGAAAAATTACCTTTTGCTGCTAATGACAACAGTGTGCAAACTAGTGCTAAATCCCAGTTGATGAGAGGGATAAGAGTTTATCTATGCTCTCTGAGATTGGATACACCAGCAGGGTTTGCTAAACCTGGCTGAATCCTGTCACTTTGCCCAATCTTGAATGTCACATCTATGAGCATTATGAGTATCCGCAACCCGAATGGACTACATCGCAGTGATGAACTCTCCTTTCCATGCAGACATTCGAAGCAGCATGCTGTGCAGCGTTGCAGTGGGCCGTTTTTGAAACAGTCATTGAAAGAAACTACAGTGTGCCCTACTCGACCTTCGTGCCAATTATTTGAAAACCGTTAATAAATTTCAGAAGGGATTCGATTCGTTTTGGATAATTTTAAcatgcactatttgattcgttcagcaAATCGAATAAAAGAATAACTTTTTTTAATGGCAACTTTATTTCAGTAAGAACGAATATGCACAAAACACTGTTTGGACCGATAGCTACAAAGGCTAGTGGCCGGTCCAATACAGAAATTACTTGTAGTTCAGCCGCAGAGCGAGTTATTCATGATGTACACAATAGCGTACATTTACAAGATACATAGAACAAAACCCAAGAAAAATATAGGAGACTCTAAGAAGAatacaaaaaacacaaaatacTAAAAAAATTGCGAAATAAGAAAAGAATATGCAGAgtacaaagaaaaacaaatactAAAGCTAAACACAAAATATGAGCTGTCAAGAATTCACAAAACAAGAGTTTCAGGCAAAATTTGGTCAGACTTGTAATGCAGTTTGCAAGTCATTTTAAAATTTCTGGCTACTTTTACCTTGATCGGCAATTCGTTCCATATTTTTGCTCCATTGAACTCTATTCAGCGTTCACCATATACATTACTACAGTTGGGAAGGTTAAAATTACAATTGGATGCTTGTCGCATATTATGGGAAGGTAGGGCAAAAAGGCTTAATGGAAGGGGAGAGTTAGTGTTTATTATGTTGTTTGTCAAGAGCAATATTTTATAGTTGTGCAAGGATGAGAATGATAGTACATAATTAGCATAAAAAATGTTGCT comes from the Amblyomma americanum isolate KBUSLIRL-KWMA chromosome 1, ASM5285725v1, whole genome shotgun sequence genome and includes:
- the LOC144115231 gene encoding plasmanylethanolamine desaturase 1-like, translated to MAMACNLLPPVKTEKQIYENSMPEDDPNSNSDTYQPSNTVDGQLKPRWGPHHAGARELAGLYTRGKRTQETVCIAVCLTLMGYNLFQLLLYFQASRWSTIVAAALCGVVTADFLSGLVHWAADTWGSVELPVIGKAFIRPFREHHIDPTSITRHDFIETNGDNFMVPIPVLASMAWGFASKPPQAILATYHWNCFLFLLALFVAFTNQIHKWSHTYFGLPRWVTLLQEWHVVLPRQHHRIHHVAPHETYFCITTGWLNYPLEKLRFWPALEAVISALTGCRPRSDDLQWALKK